One part of the Polyangiaceae bacterium genome encodes these proteins:
- a CDS encoding class I SAM-dependent methyltransferase gives MQGGASQDEPEADERYGPEVTDLIIQYDPDTLERGRVRRDVVVDFFEQTGNPQAARIAGSLRVDSAGYYNEAAIDELFVEVHTELQRLHEEFLHGERLLNVLRPLVDTLLESGLEKLRIVDVGCGTGFVVRWLAACAGFDERVELTGCDYNRALITAANDAKRAEGLNCDFVIGNAFRLREPAHIYLSMGVVHHFRGPDLDQFFEQQCGSDTLGFVHFDIAPTWLAPLGAWLFHVARMRTAIARHDGVLSTLRAHPDDVLLGAARRAGGPSGLETALYGVPWRWLPITRIIRPVVGIRTEHKDAWVSRMGERARLFGEFG, from the coding sequence ATGCAGGGCGGCGCCAGTCAGGACGAACCCGAGGCCGACGAGCGCTACGGCCCGGAGGTCACGGATTTGATCATCCAGTACGACCCAGACACCCTGGAGCGCGGCCGAGTGCGTCGCGACGTCGTAGTCGACTTCTTCGAGCAGACGGGCAACCCCCAGGCGGCGCGCATCGCCGGGTCACTGCGCGTTGATTCCGCGGGGTACTACAACGAAGCAGCCATTGATGAGCTCTTCGTGGAGGTCCACACCGAGCTGCAGCGCCTGCACGAGGAGTTCCTCCACGGCGAGCGGCTGCTGAACGTGTTGCGGCCGCTGGTGGACACGCTGCTCGAGAGCGGCCTGGAGAAGCTGCGGATCGTCGATGTGGGTTGCGGAACCGGTTTCGTGGTGCGCTGGCTGGCAGCCTGTGCGGGCTTCGACGAACGGGTCGAGCTCACCGGCTGCGACTACAACCGCGCACTAATCACGGCGGCGAACGACGCGAAACGCGCCGAAGGCCTGAACTGTGACTTCGTGATCGGCAACGCCTTTCGCCTGCGAGAGCCTGCACACATCTACCTCTCGATGGGCGTGGTGCATCACTTCCGCGGTCCAGATCTGGATCAGTTCTTCGAGCAACAGTGTGGAAGCGACACGCTCGGCTTCGTGCACTTCGATATCGCACCGACTTGGCTCGCCCCCCTCGGTGCCTGGCTTTTCCACGTCGCTCGTATGCGCACCGCCATCGCGCGCCACGACGGCGTGCTCTCCACCCTGCGGGCGCACCCGGACGACGTGTTGCTGGGAGCCGCCCGGCGAGCGGGAGGACCAAGTGGTCTCGAGACGGCGCTCTACGGGGTGCCCTGGCGCTGGTTGCCCATCACGCGCATCATCCGTCCCGTCGTCGGAATCCGCACGGAACATAAAGACGCATGGGTCAGCCGCATGGGCGAGCGGGCGCGCCTGTTCGGAGAGTTCGGGTGA